In Liquorilactobacillus nagelii DSM 13675, the following proteins share a genomic window:
- a CDS encoding biotin transporter BioY, whose translation MQTMKLKRLVLDGMLLAVMIICSQLTIPLPLIPITLQTFAVGIIASLLPLVDGFQVILVYILMGAVGLPVYAGFSSGVAVFLGPTGGYLVSFVIYQLITAAWLSRTGRFPRQLLLANCVGALANLLIGSLWMIPVLHLSLTQAIMTGLVPFLLPGLLKIFVLLPIVLRLKNLASRTFMKENY comes from the coding sequence ATGCAAACAATGAAATTAAAACGTCTTGTCTTAGATGGAATGCTTTTGGCAGTAATGATTATTTGCTCACAGCTAACAATTCCGTTGCCGCTAATACCAATTACTTTACAAACCTTTGCAGTAGGAATTATTGCTTCATTACTACCATTGGTTGATGGATTTCAAGTGATTTTAGTTTACATATTGATGGGAGCAGTAGGTTTGCCAGTTTATGCCGGCTTTAGCAGTGGAGTAGCTGTTTTCCTCGGACCAACAGGTGGTTATTTGGTTTCTTTTGTAATTTATCAGTTGATTACTGCCGCATGGTTGTCAAGAACCGGTCGTTTTCCGCGGCAACTTTTATTAGCTAATTGTGTTGGAGCACTTGCTAATCTGTTAATTGGTTCCTTGTGGATGATACCTGTACTTCATTTGAGCTTAACGCAAGCAATAATGACGGGGTTAGTACCATTTCTACTACCAGGCTTGCTCAAAATTTTTGTTTTGCTGCCAATTGTTTTACGCTTAAAGAATTTGGCTAGCCGGACTTTTATGAAAGAAAACTATTAA
- a CDS encoding ASCH domain-containing protein — MDIRLSDELFEKILAGSKTVEVFLNDEQMKHFGVGDTLAIHRKSKDDDYVLTSVWSIKKCRTVDEIYQKFSATAIGLTPTELSRLYPPAVVKQHGLLAIKIKRLKPNFD, encoded by the coding sequence GTGGATATCAGATTGAGTGATGAATTATTTGAAAAAATTTTAGCTGGCTCTAAGACAGTTGAGGTTTTTCTTAATGATGAGCAGATGAAACATTTTGGTGTTGGGGATACTTTAGCCATTCACCGAAAATCCAAAGATGATGATTATGTTTTAACAAGTGTCTGGAGTATCAAAAAATGTCGCACAGTTGATGAAATTTATCAAAAATTCTCTGCAACCGCTATTGGTTTGACTCCGACTGAATTATCCCGTCTTTATCCGCCAGCAGTTGTCAAACAACACGGTTTACTAGCAATTAAAATAAAACGATTAAAGCCCAATTTTGATTGA
- a CDS encoding DeoR/GlpR family DNA-binding transcription regulator codes for MSQEKRIELIKQLLEERQELTTKDIMSEFGVSQDTARRDIVLLAERGEVKRTHGGILPLDFGNQVLNFQKRLSLFTREKTRIALEAVNHFHAHHVYFIDASTILLKTCQNLNLPLTVITHSLDNCMALAEQPKVTVKALGGTFDHESRFFYSDDALQELDNVAFDTVFIAASGIDEHGVYILKQEDAKIVGRAVERARRVILVAEHQKFINTSYFRICKPDRVSLFITDQPLTPAERAIFPKTTKIQIAGEAVDR; via the coding sequence ATGAGCCAAGAAAAACGAATTGAATTAATCAAACAGTTATTAGAAGAAAGGCAAGAACTGACAACTAAAGACATTATGAGTGAATTTGGCGTTTCGCAAGATACTGCTCGACGTGATATTGTTTTGTTGGCAGAACGTGGTGAAGTCAAGCGAACTCACGGCGGAATTTTGCCACTTGATTTTGGCAATCAGGTTTTGAACTTTCAGAAACGCCTATCATTATTTACTCGAGAAAAAACCCGGATTGCTTTAGAAGCAGTTAATCATTTTCATGCTCATCATGTATATTTTATTGACGCTTCGACAATTTTATTGAAAACATGTCAAAACCTAAATCTACCATTAACGGTCATCACCCATTCGCTAGATAACTGTATGGCTTTAGCAGAACAACCAAAAGTTACTGTCAAAGCTTTAGGGGGAACTTTTGATCATGAGAGCCGCTTTTTTTATTCTGATGATGCATTGCAAGAATTAGATAACGTGGCTTTCGATACTGTCTTTATTGCAGCTTCAGGAATTGATGAACATGGAGTTTACATTTTAAAGCAAGAAGATGCAAAAATTGTTGGACGAGCAGTTGAACGAGCTCGTAGAGTTATTTTGGTGGCAGAACATCAAAAGTTTATTAATACTTCATATTTTAGAATTTGCAAACCAGATCGTGTCTCGTTATTTATTACTGATCAGCCTTTAACACCTGCAGAAAGAGCAATTTTCCCCAAAACCACCAAAATTCAAATTGCTGGAGAAGCAGTTGATCGTTAA
- a CDS encoding manganese-dependent inorganic pyrophosphatase, whose amino-acid sequence MKELVFGHKSPDTDAIVAAKAFSYLQNQLGYDTEAVALGELNDETKFVLQHFEEPAPRIISAAKPEVDAVMLVDHNEAQQSVADLKDVQITHVVDHHRIANFETAAPLYYHAEPLGCTSTILFKLFKQNEVTVPAKLAGLMLSAIISDTLLFKSPTTTPEDEAAVKSLAEIADVDYQKYGLEMLKAGTNLASKTEQELITADAKSFEMGGKTVRINQVNTVDLNEVFAREAKLRTAIEAENKAQGYDLFLLMVTNILDSNTRLLVVGEPQDVVEKAFNTKLVDNKADLPGVVSRKKQVVPPLQAAF is encoded by the coding sequence ATGAAAGAACTAGTTTTTGGACACAAAAGTCCAGATACCGATGCTATTGTTGCAGCGAAAGCATTTTCTTATTTACAAAATCAATTAGGTTATGATACTGAAGCTGTCGCTTTAGGCGAACTGAATGATGAAACAAAGTTTGTATTGCAGCATTTTGAAGAACCAGCACCACGGATTATTTCAGCTGCTAAACCAGAAGTTGATGCAGTAATGTTGGTTGATCATAATGAGGCCCAACAGAGCGTGGCAGATTTGAAAGATGTGCAGATTACACATGTAGTCGATCATCACCGGATTGCTAATTTTGAGACAGCAGCTCCGCTTTACTATCATGCTGAACCACTTGGCTGCACCAGTACAATTTTGTTCAAATTATTCAAGCAAAATGAAGTTACAGTTCCGGCAAAATTAGCTGGTTTGATGCTTTCAGCAATTATTTCTGATACGTTATTGTTTAAATCACCAACAACGACACCAGAAGATGAAGCAGCTGTTAAGTCATTAGCCGAAATTGCTGACGTTGATTACCAAAAGTATGGCTTAGAGATGTTGAAAGCTGGTACTAATTTGGCAAGTAAGACCGAACAAGAATTGATTACTGCTGATGCTAAGTCTTTTGAAATGGGTGGTAAAACTGTTCGAATTAATCAAGTTAATACGGTTGATTTGAATGAGGTTTTTGCTCGTGAAGCTAAATTACGGACCGCTATCGAAGCAGAAAACAAAGCTCAGGGCTATGATTTATTTTTATTGATGGTGACGAATATTTTGGATAGCAATACTCGCTTGTTAGTTGTCGGCGAACCACAGGATGTGGTTGAAAAAGCCTTTAACACTAAGTTGGTTGACAACAAGGCTGATCTTCCAGGCGTTGTTTCACGTAAGAAGCAAGTTGTTCCTCCATTACAGGCGGCATTTTAA
- a CDS encoding LysR family transcriptional regulator yields the protein MKTKQENIFSSKTLSYFLQLAETMSYTQAAQILGITQPALTQQIKKLERTVGAPLFYSVGKKLHLSDAGYTMLDATHQIYETLNQAADEIQQSTSATQGDISIGILASIEDQVFIQFAVQYYLKNPEVKLIFHMLTRKEIWERLENNTIDLAIMYLPDDSIKNWKPYESRKILTENLLFVHHEPQWSKKKWIRLRDTLEKKWVTYPPKYYLNSLIRESYKNALLDKPVSVAHFATPSQLFDFANITKTATALPMSYVVAHRNEVQQKFWTALFEPEISFDLAFVFRRDKDQIPRIENIMNAFEKYLSEKDYISRLTEISQKG from the coding sequence ATGAAAACAAAGCAGGAGAATATTTTTTCTTCTAAAACACTCAGTTATTTCTTACAATTAGCTGAAACCATGAGCTATACCCAAGCAGCTCAAATTTTAGGAATTACCCAACCAGCTTTGACACAACAAATCAAAAAGTTGGAAAGAACAGTTGGAGCGCCATTGTTTTATTCGGTCGGGAAAAAACTGCATTTGTCAGATGCTGGATATACGATGCTCGATGCTACTCATCAAATTTATGAGACTTTGAATCAAGCAGCTGATGAAATTCAACAATCGACCAGTGCAACTCAAGGTGATATTAGCATCGGAATTTTGGCTTCAATTGAAGATCAGGTATTTATTCAATTTGCAGTACAATATTATTTAAAGAATCCCGAAGTTAAATTAATTTTTCATATGCTGACTCGTAAAGAAATTTGGGAGCGGTTGGAAAACAACACGATTGATTTAGCAATCATGTACTTACCAGATGACAGTATAAAAAACTGGAAGCCCTATGAAAGTCGCAAGATTTTGACTGAGAATTTATTATTTGTTCATCATGAACCGCAATGGTCAAAAAAGAAGTGGATTCGTTTGCGTGATACCCTGGAGAAAAAGTGGGTTACCTATCCGCCTAAGTATTATCTGAACAGTTTAATTCGCGAGTCATACAAAAATGCACTGCTTGATAAACCAGTTAGTGTTGCCCATTTTGCTACGCCATCTCAGCTATTTGATTTTGCTAATATAACTAAGACAGCGACTGCATTACCAATGTCTTATGTTGTTGCTCACCGCAATGAGGTGCAGCAAAAGTTTTGGACAGCATTATTTGAACCAGAAATCTCGTTTGATTTGGCTTTTGTTTTTCGCCGTGATAAGGATCAAATTCCCAGAATTGAAAATATTATGAATGCCTTTGAAAAGTATTTAAGTGAGAAGGATTACATTTCTCGCTTGACAGAAATCAGTCAAAAAGGTTAA
- a CDS encoding aspartate ammonia-lyase translates to MRIEKDSIGTLEIPKQAFYGIHSKRAAQNFAVTSEKVHPLLLKKIIMVKQAAAQANYAAKQLSEKKCQAIKQACCDLESNFPAYQAEFITPAIQGGAGTSTNMNVNEVIANRALELLGHDKGNYQYLHPNDDVNRSQSTNDTYPTAGKLALFELDNQLSESLVELIKAFESLAHTYSDTIKLGRTQLQDAVPTTFGISFAAYAALLKRCLNRLTAAQADLLILPLGGTAIGTGINTPPKYQQTVLHYLSELTQLPLKAADNLADAIQNTDSLLAVADSFKNLATALGKIANDLRLLGSGPQAGLGELELPKVQAGSSIMPGKVNPVIPEVVNQIAFQVVGYTTTITMAAEAGQLELNAFEPIMFKDLFAAAELLSKGITTLIDNCLSHLKVNQDHCRSLVENSAEIATVLAPKIGYAAATALVKSALKQKVKIRTVLEQQNFSTAEIDQLLNTKHLLNQPIVQTKVSNF, encoded by the coding sequence ATGCGTATTGAAAAAGACTCGATTGGTACATTAGAAATTCCTAAACAAGCTTTTTATGGTATTCACTCTAAAAGAGCTGCGCAAAATTTTGCAGTAACTTCGGAAAAAGTTCATCCCTTATTATTGAAAAAAATAATTATGGTTAAACAAGCTGCAGCTCAAGCTAATTATGCCGCGAAACAATTATCTGAAAAAAAATGCCAAGCTATTAAGCAAGCTTGCTGCGATCTCGAAAGTAATTTTCCCGCCTATCAAGCGGAATTTATTACTCCCGCAATCCAAGGTGGTGCTGGAACAAGTACCAATATGAATGTTAACGAAGTAATCGCTAATCGAGCACTTGAATTACTCGGACATGATAAGGGTAACTATCAATACCTTCATCCTAATGACGATGTTAATCGCAGTCAATCAACCAATGATACTTATCCAACGGCTGGCAAGCTGGCCTTATTTGAATTGGATAATCAGCTAAGTGAGTCGCTGGTTGAATTGATTAAAGCATTTGAATCTTTGGCTCACACCTACTCAGACACCATTAAACTCGGCCGTACCCAGTTGCAAGATGCCGTTCCAACTACTTTTGGAATTAGTTTTGCAGCTTATGCAGCATTACTAAAACGTTGTTTAAATCGTTTAACTGCCGCTCAAGCAGATTTATTAATTCTTCCATTAGGTGGAACCGCAATTGGCACTGGGATCAATACTCCCCCTAAATATCAACAAACTGTGCTACATTATTTAAGCGAGTTAACACAATTGCCGCTTAAAGCTGCTGATAATTTAGCAGATGCTATTCAAAATACCGATAGCTTGCTAGCTGTTGCTGATTCTTTTAAAAATTTAGCTACGGCATTGGGAAAAATTGCTAATGATCTCCGCCTTTTAGGCAGCGGACCACAAGCCGGACTGGGAGAATTAGAGTTACCTAAAGTCCAAGCAGGCTCATCAATCATGCCAGGAAAAGTTAATCCGGTCATTCCAGAAGTTGTTAATCAAATTGCTTTTCAAGTAGTTGGATATACAACTACGATTACTATGGCAGCTGAGGCTGGTCAATTGGAGTTAAATGCTTTCGAACCAATCATGTTTAAAGATCTGTTTGCTGCAGCAGAATTATTAAGCAAAGGAATTACTACCTTAATTGATAATTGCTTGTCTCATTTAAAAGTTAATCAAGATCACTGTCGGTCTTTAGTGGAAAATTCAGCCGAAATTGCGACTGTGCTTGCTCCCAAAATTGGTTATGCTGCTGCAACCGCCTTAGTAAAAAGTGCTCTGAAGCAAAAAGTAAAAATTCGCACAGTGCTTGAACAGCAAAACTTTTCAACAGCTGAAATTGATCAATTATTAAATACCAAGCATCTACTTAATCAACCGATAGTGCAAACAAAGGTCAGCAATTTTTAG
- a CDS encoding cation-translocating P-type ATPase, which translates to MKTLTISQQAAKEDVETVLEKFNSSEAGLTNLEAQKRLKQNGPNTIQKIKRKPEWQVFLGNFVSLMAILLWISGLIALLTNTIELGIAIWCVNLINGLFSYYQQHEAQKATDSMLKMLPSYTSVYRDQRLQRLETTQLVPGDVFMINAGDAIPADARLINSSSLQVDESALTGESIPANKTVNYQSNESDTLSETDLVYAGTAAVNGSGMAIIIATGMQTEFGRIAQLTHQETKAISPLQQELDRLTKQLSIIAFTIGLIFFAASIFWVHYPPAQAFIFALGMIVAFIPEGLLPTVTLSLAQGVRRMAQKHALVKELNSIETLGEASVICSDKTGTLTQNQMTINHFWTLKQEYDVSGLGYQPTGKITMQQGSIDLQNDPDLQAILRLLVLNNAARIQSDENGVTQIVGTPTERALMVAAQKGGLDLKQLQAAYPKIQEFPFDSNRKRMATIQHAATKQLVLVKGALSTTLPLCTRQQQAGQIQSLTATDCQKIKQADAKYAAAGLRSLCLAYKELPIMQGQLTQAAAESDLIFLGLAVMLDPPRPEVYAAVRKCHAAAIKIIMVTGDSPLTAKAVATKIGITGANPRVITGTELEKLSDEQLKSALANEVIFARVAPEHKYRIVSTLQTCGEVVASTGDGVNDAPALKKADIGIAMGQLGTDVAKDAADMILTDDNFASIVAAIEEGRAVYSNIQKFLLYILNSNVPEAIPSALFLFSGGLIPLPLTVMQILTVDLGTDMLPALELGSEKAEPNIMQQPPRSRQAHLLKKSLLWKAFGWYGLLAGLISTLAYWYTNSTYGRSWHNLAASGSIYLQATTMTLAAIVFCQIAAVLNCRTERVSVLKIGLFSNRQLWLGIVFEICLLSLLIYVPLLQSAFNTTAIGLREWIILIAIPLPLFLLEELRKLTLRHCKRVNSQQKNF; encoded by the coding sequence ATGAAGACACTGACGATTAGCCAACAAGCTGCTAAAGAAGATGTTGAGACGGTTTTGGAAAAGTTTAATTCCAGTGAGGCTGGGTTAACTAATCTTGAAGCTCAAAAACGACTTAAACAAAATGGACCGAATACAATTCAAAAAATTAAGCGCAAACCAGAGTGGCAGGTTTTTCTAGGCAATTTTGTGAGTTTAATGGCTATCTTGCTGTGGATTAGCGGCTTAATTGCCTTGTTGACAAACACTATTGAATTAGGAATTGCCATTTGGTGTGTTAATCTAATCAATGGATTATTTAGCTACTACCAACAGCACGAAGCTCAAAAAGCCACTGACTCAATGCTCAAAATGCTGCCTTCTTATACATCAGTCTATCGAGATCAGCGTTTACAACGTTTGGAAACAACTCAATTAGTGCCGGGTGACGTATTCATGATTAATGCTGGTGATGCAATACCGGCTGACGCCCGTTTGATTAATTCCAGCTCTTTACAAGTTGATGAGTCAGCTCTAACGGGTGAATCAATTCCAGCTAATAAGACAGTCAATTATCAGTCGAATGAATCAGATACCTTGTCTGAGACTGATTTGGTTTATGCTGGAACAGCAGCTGTTAACGGATCAGGAATGGCTATTATTATTGCAACTGGAATGCAAACTGAATTTGGCCGGATAGCACAATTGACACATCAGGAAACCAAAGCAATCAGTCCATTGCAACAAGAGCTTGATCGTTTGACAAAACAATTGTCAATTATTGCTTTTACGATTGGCTTAATCTTTTTTGCAGCTTCAATTTTCTGGGTCCATTATCCACCAGCGCAAGCTTTTATCTTTGCATTGGGGATGATTGTTGCTTTTATTCCGGAAGGATTATTGCCAACGGTGACTCTTTCTTTGGCACAAGGTGTGCGGCGAATGGCCCAAAAGCACGCATTAGTTAAGGAACTTAACAGCATTGAGACACTGGGTGAAGCTTCGGTAATTTGTTCTGATAAAACTGGTACATTGACTCAAAATCAAATGACGATTAATCATTTTTGGACTTTAAAGCAAGAATATGATGTATCTGGGCTAGGTTATCAACCAACCGGTAAAATTACGATGCAACAAGGTTCTATCGATTTGCAGAATGATCCAGATCTTCAAGCGATTCTAAGATTGCTGGTTTTAAATAATGCTGCCCGTATTCAATCAGATGAAAATGGTGTTACCCAGATAGTAGGAACCCCGACCGAGAGAGCCTTAATGGTCGCGGCTCAAAAAGGTGGTTTGGATTTAAAGCAACTTCAAGCAGCTTATCCAAAAATTCAGGAATTTCCGTTTGATTCAAACCGAAAACGAATGGCGACTATTCAGCACGCCGCTACTAAGCAGCTTGTTTTGGTCAAGGGGGCTTTAAGCACTACCTTGCCATTGTGTACTCGTCAACAACAAGCAGGGCAGATTCAATCATTAACAGCAACAGATTGTCAAAAAATTAAACAGGCAGATGCTAAATATGCTGCGGCTGGGTTGCGTTCATTATGTTTAGCATATAAAGAATTGCCAATAATGCAGGGTCAATTGACTCAGGCAGCAGCTGAAAGTGATCTGATTTTTCTTGGGTTAGCTGTGATGCTTGATCCCCCACGCCCAGAAGTTTATGCTGCTGTTCGTAAGTGCCATGCTGCGGCTATTAAAATAATTATGGTCACAGGTGATAGCCCGTTAACTGCTAAAGCTGTTGCTACAAAAATTGGGATTACTGGCGCCAATCCGCGAGTAATTACTGGGACTGAATTGGAAAAGCTGTCTGATGAACAATTAAAGTCTGCTTTGGCGAATGAAGTTATTTTTGCCCGGGTTGCTCCTGAACATAAATATCGAATTGTTTCAACTTTGCAGACTTGTGGTGAAGTTGTTGCCTCGACTGGAGACGGTGTTAATGATGCACCGGCTTTGAAGAAGGCGGATATAGGTATTGCTATGGGCCAATTAGGAACTGATGTTGCCAAGGATGCTGCCGATATGATTTTAACTGATGATAATTTTGCTTCAATTGTTGCTGCAATTGAAGAGGGAAGAGCAGTTTACAGCAATATTCAAAAATTCTTACTCTATATTTTGAATTCTAATGTTCCAGAAGCGATCCCTTCGGCCTTATTTTTATTCAGTGGCGGTCTAATTCCCTTGCCATTAACGGTTATGCAGATTTTGACGGTTGATCTTGGAACCGATATGTTACCGGCTTTAGAGCTGGGAAGTGAGAAGGCAGAACCAAATATAATGCAACAGCCGCCACGTTCTCGTCAAGCGCATTTGTTGAAAAAGTCCTTACTTTGGAAAGCATTTGGTTGGTATGGTTTATTAGCAGGACTAATTTCAACGCTAGCCTATTGGTATACCAATAGTACTTATGGTCGTTCTTGGCATAATTTGGCTGCAAGTGGGTCAATTTACTTGCAGGCGACGACAATGACTTTAGCAGCAATTGTTTTTTGTCAGATTGCAGCAGTTTTAAATTGTCGGACAGAGCGAGTATCGGTTTTAAAAATTGGATTATTTAGCAATCGTCAGCTTTGGCTGGGAATTGTTTTTGAAATATGTTTGTTAAGTCTGTTGATTTATGTTCCTTTGTTACAATCAGCTTTTAATACAACAGCGATTGGTTTAAGAGAATGGATAATATTAATTGCTATTCCACTGCCTTTGTTCTTGTTGGAAGAATTGCGAAAATTAACGTTGCGTCATTGCAAAAGAGTAAACAGCCAGCAGAAAAATTTTTGA
- the pflA gene encoding pyruvate formate-lyase-activating protein produces the protein MAREKITQHALRQRPVPMRDGQVVGYVHSTESFGAVDGPGIRFVVFVQGCNMRCQFCHNPDTWKKNVGTEMTSDEILKMALPYRQFWGKKGGITLSGGEILVQIEFAIELFTKCKQLGINTCLDTCGQPFTRREPFFSQFKKLMEVTDILLVDIKHINSDEHRKLTGYRNENILDMCQYLSDIGKPVWIRHVLIPQRTDFDNYLKQLGDYIKTLKNVKKVEVLPYHTLGVPKYHEMGIKYPLEGIEPPTADRVKNAEQLLHVADYRGYLED, from the coding sequence ATGGCAAGAGAAAAAATAACACAACACGCGTTAAGACAAAGACCGGTACCAATGCGCGATGGTCAAGTTGTTGGTTACGTTCATTCTACAGAAAGTTTTGGTGCAGTTGATGGACCTGGAATCCGCTTTGTGGTTTTTGTTCAGGGTTGTAATATGCGCTGTCAATTTTGTCATAATCCTGATACTTGGAAAAAAAATGTTGGTACTGAAATGACCAGCGATGAGATTTTAAAAATGGCTTTGCCTTATCGTCAGTTTTGGGGTAAAAAGGGCGGAATCACGTTAAGCGGTGGTGAAATTTTAGTTCAAATTGAATTTGCCATCGAGTTATTCACAAAATGCAAACAATTAGGAATAAACACTTGCTTGGATACTTGTGGACAACCATTTACCCGGCGTGAACCATTTTTCAGTCAATTCAAGAAATTAATGGAAGTTACTGATATTCTTTTAGTTGATATCAAGCATATTAACTCTGATGAACATCGTAAATTGACTGGTTATCGGAATGAAAACATCTTAGATATGTGTCAATATCTTTCTGATATTGGCAAACCAGTTTGGATCCGTCATGTTTTGATCCCGCAGAGAACGGACTTTGATAATTACCTGAAACAATTGGGCGATTATATTAAGACCCTAAAAAATGTAAAAAAGGTAGAAGTTTTGCCTTATCACACTTTAGGAGTCCCTAAGTACCATGAAATGGGGATTAAATATCCACTGGAAGGAATTGAACCGCCAACGGCAGATCGCGTAAAAAATGCTGAACAGCTTTTACATGTTGCTGATTATCGTGGTTACTTGGAAGATTAA